A genome region from Ursus arctos isolate Adak ecotype North America unplaced genomic scaffold, UrsArc2.0 scaffold_18, whole genome shotgun sequence includes the following:
- the LOC113260463 gene encoding olfactory receptor 13C7-like, giving the protein MANQTAVTEYILLGLCEYHHLETVLFVLCLGIYSMNVLGNSLLIGLSMLDPRLHSPMYFFLSNLALMDICGTSSFVPLMLVNFLEAQRTISFPGCALQMYLTLALGSTECLLLAVMAYDRYVAICQPLRYPEIMNRQMCVRMTVLSWGAGFANSLLHSLLTWSLPFCGHKIINHFFCEILAVLKLACGDISLNALLLMVATVVLTLAPLLLICLSYIFILATILRVPSAAGRRKAFSTCSAHITVVVVFYGTISFMYFKPKAKDPALDKIIALFYGVVTPSLNPIIYSLRNAEVRAAAIALLWGDLLSRKMSHTPCCSSTLPCMAG; this is encoded by the coding sequence ATGGCAAACCAGACGGCTGTGACAGAATACATCTTGCTGGGGCTCTGCGAGTACCATCACCTCGAGACGGTCCTGTTTGTGCTCTGCCTGGGCATCTATTCCATGAATGTGCTGGGGAACTCCCTCCTCATTGGGCTAAGCATGCTGGACCCCCGCCTGCACAGccccatgtacttctttctcAGCAACCTCGCCCTCATGGACATCTGTGGCACATCCTCCTTTGTGCCTCTCATGCTGGTCAACTTCCTGGAAGCCCAGAGGACCATCTCCTTCCCTGGCTGTGCCCTGCAGATGTACCTGACCCTGGCGCTGGGTTCCACGGAGTGTCTGCTCCTGGCCGTGATGGCATATGACCGTTATGTGGCTATCTGCCAGCCACTTAGGTACCCAGAGATCATGAACAGGCAGATGTGTGTGCGGATGACAGTGCTGAGCTGGGGGGCAGGCTTTGCCAACTCACTGCTGCATTCCCTTCTCACCTGGAGCCTCCCCTTCTGCGGCCACAAAATCATCAACCACTTCTTCTGTGAGATCTTGGCAGTGCTGAAACTGGCCTGTGGGGACATTTCTCTCAATGCACTGCTACTAATGGTGGCCACAGTGGTCTTGACGCTGGCCCCACTCCTCCTCATCTGCCTGTCCTATATTTTCATCCTTGCTACCATCCTTAGGGTGCCCTCTGCTGCAGGCCGGCGcaaagccttctccacctgctctgcCCACATCACAGTGGTGGTGGTTTTCTATGGGACCATCTCCTTCATGTACTTCAAGCCGAAGGCCAAGGACCCTGCCCTGGATAAGATTATTGCATTGTTCTATGGGGTTGTGACACCCTCCCTGAACCCcatcatctacagcctgaggaacgcAGAGGTAAGAGCTGCTGCCATAGCCCTGCTGTGGGGAGACCTGCTCTCCAGGAAAATGTCCCACACTCCCTGTTGCTCTTCAACTCTACCATGCATGGCAGGCTAG
- the LOC113260278 gene encoding olfactory receptor 13J1 → MELVNRTEISEFFLKGFSGYPALEHLLLPLCSTMYLVTLLGNTAIMAVSILDVRLHTPMYFFLGNLSILDICYTSTFVPLMLVHLLSAQKTISFIGCAIQMCLSLATGSTECLLLAIMAYDRYLAICQPLRYPVLMSSRLCLLLASTAWVLCLVKSVTETVIAMRLPFCGHHVVSHFTCEILAVLKLACSDTSVSEGFLLVGAILLLPIPLAFICLSYTLILATILRVPSAAGRRKAFSTCSAHLAVVMLFYGTIIFMYMKPKSKETRISDEAFTVLYAVVTPMLNPVIYSLRNKEVKEAARKVWGRSCTSR, encoded by the coding sequence ATGGAGCTGGTCAATAGGACAGAGATCTCAGAGTTCTTTCTGAAAGGATTTTCTGGCTACCCAGCCCTGGAacacctgctcctccccctgtgctcAACCATGTACTTGGTGACCCTGCTGGGGAACACAGCCATCATGGCAGTGAGCATCCTGGACGTCCGCCTGCacacgcccatgtacttcttcctgggaAATCTCTCCATCCTGGACATCTGCTATACGTCTACCTTTGTGCCTCTGATGCTGGTCCACCTCCTGTCAGCCCAGAAGACCATCTCCTTTATTGGCTGCGCAATCCAGATGTGTCTGAGCCTAGCCACAGGCTCCACGGAGTGTCTACTTCTTGCCATCATGGCCTATGATCGCTACCTGGCCATTTGccagccactcaggtaccccgtGCTCATGAGCTCCCGGCTCTGCTTGTTGCTGGCGTCAACTGCCTGGGTCCTCTGTCTCGTCAAGTCAGTGACAGAGACAGTCATTGCCATGAGGCTGCCCTTCTGCGGTCACCATGTGGTCAGTCACTTCACCTGTGAGATCCTGGCCGTGCTGAAGCTGGCATGCAGTGACACGTCAGTCAGTGAAGGCTTCCTGCTGGTGGGGGCCATCCTGCTGCTGCCTATACCCCTGGCATTCATCTGCCTGTCCTACACACTTATCCTGGCCACCATCCTGAGAGTGCCCTCAGCTGCTGGGCGCCGcaaagccttctccacctgctcgGCACACCTGGCTGTGGTGATGCTTTTCTATGGCACCATCATATTCATGTACATGAAACCCAAGAGCAAAGAGACCCGCATCTCTGATGAGGCCTTCACAGTCCTCTATGCCGTGGTCACGCCCATGCTGAACCCtgtcatctacagcctgaggaacaaggaGGTGAAGGAGGCTGCCAGGAAAGTGTGGGGTAGGAGTTGCACGTCCAGGTGA